The proteins below come from a single Scatophagus argus isolate fScaArg1 chromosome 15, fScaArg1.pri, whole genome shotgun sequence genomic window:
- the asxl2 gene encoding putative Polycomb group protein ASXL2 isoform X4, producing MRERQKKKKGRTWAEAAKTVLEKYPNTPMSHKEILQVIQRERLKEIRSGTSPLACLNAMLHTNSRGEEGIFYKVPGRMGVYTLKKDISDVVKELSEEGSEESSDNLSDSQSTENNGGALSQEGRRGRWMRRVPSKLQSQPSSPQPRCSSPSVPTSKLISPSQKHSKKALKQALKQQQQRNQRRQGGMPTTSSPRLLLKTIKDMADITTKTDLCHPVVPRKVPQRSGRLSAGQLKRTKCKIDVETPDSILVNTNLRAIINKHTFSVLPPDCQQRLLKLLPEVDRQACMDGLLKVTSSALNNEFFTSAAQSWKERLAEGEFTPELQLRMRQEIEKEKKVEHWKEAFFENYYGENSGLSLEESKELTKADLNQESAGPQPPSHQMGPAAQAPEDPKGTKDSSQTDAAATAVKHMKSTQEPLKAQTAQPVFTTDPMKTRRSQYTEDRKLNTAAQSTPASAVTTPEVERETEGAAAGTLPEKSHREEVRQEQTDLPCSPVKKSSPPKAGSDLKDDQPASAFKPAEEGKDVISEPSGPSEPLKRKSVSEMEGELTPEKRPRMSSVSSVSSVSTCSPPTPTLTTNQRVPPLKIPVSRILPVPLSPSQVSPRTPLPAPLSSPGRTGARTLADIKAKAQLARAQRAAAAAVSSASKGAVPGPGPGGGSGEQTQPSPSPSPTSPQASNRLPASDSSSQTSTPPSRPLDFFGQLSPNQPQAIHSSLTDEKHRGNLAGSVCAGHHSVQKSSHTSTQSTFSSVQALKGQESQSSAGSSTRTSSCIPANNPLVTQLLQGKEVPLEQILPKPLSKVEVKIRRASEPFQDFSRISWS from the exons atgagggagagacagaagaaaaagaagggcAGGACGTGGGCGGAAGCGGCTAAAACG GTTTTGGAGAAATACCCCAACACACCCATGAGCCATAAAGAGATCTTGCAGGTGATTCAAAGAGAAAGGCTTAAAGAAATAAG AAG TGGAACCTCACCTCTGGCATGCCTCAATGCAATGCTGCACACAAACTCTCGTGGCGAGGAGGGGATATTCTACAAAGTTCCAGGCAGAATGGGGGTCTACACATTAAAG AAGGACATCTCAGATGTGGTGAAGGAGCTGTCTGAGGAAGGCTCTGAGGAGAGCAGTGACAATCTGTCTGACTCccaaagcacagaaaacaacgGCGGTGCCCTCTCTCAAGAGGGCAGGAGAGGAAGGTGGATGCGAAGAG TTCCCTCCAAGCTGCAGTCACAGCCGTCCTCTCCGCAGCCTCGATGCTCGTCGCCTTCTGTCCCCACCAGTAAACTCATCTCTccctcacagaaacacagcaagaaaGCTTTGAAGCAG GCcttgaagcagcagcaacagagaaatCAGCGCAGACAGGGGGGAATGCCAACCACCTCCAGTCCCAGACTGCTTCTGAAAACCATCAAAGACATGGCTGACATTACTACAAAGACTG ACTTATGTCACCCAGTCGTCCCGAGGAAGGTTCCCCAGAGGTCAGGCCGTCTTAGTGCAG GGCAGCTGAAACGTACCAAGTGTAAAATAGATGTGGAAACACCCGACTCCATCTTGGTTAACACCAACCTGCGTGCGATCATCAACAAGCACACGTTCTCCGTCCTGCCCCCGGACTGCCAACAGAGGCTGCTCAAACTTCTCCCTGAAGTTGACCGCCAG GCTTGCATGGACGGCCTTCTGAAGGTCACTAGTTCTGCCTTAAACAATGAGTTCTTCACATCAGCAGCACAGTCTTGGAAGGAGAGACTGGCTGAAG GGGAATTCACTCCTGAGTTGCAGCTACGAATGCGCCAAGAAATcgagaaggaaaagaaagtcGAACACTGGAAGGAGGCCTTCTTCGAAAACTATTATGGTGAAAA TTCTGGGCTCAGCCTTGAGGAATCCAAAGAGCTGACAAAGGCTGATCTGAATCAGGAGTCTGCTGGGCCCCAGCCCCCATCTCATCAGATGGGACCTGCTGCTCAGGCACCAGAGGATCCCAAGGGCACCAAGGACAGCAGCCAGACTGATGCTGCTGCTACCGCTGTGAAACACATGAAGTCAACACAGGAGCCTCTGAAGGCACAAACTGCTCAGCCAGTCTTCACCACAGACCCCATGAAAACACGGCGCTCACAGTACACTGAGGATCGCAAGttgaacacagcagcacagtctACGCCAGCATCTGCAGTGACAACACCTGAggttgagagagagactgaaggggCTGCAGCAGGTACACTGCCTGAAAAGTCGCATAGGGAGGAAGTGAGGCAGGAGCAAACAGATCTCCCTTGTTCGCCTGTGAAGAAGAGCAGTCCACCAAAGGCCGGTTCAGATTTAAAAGACGATCAGCCGGCATCTGCGTTTAAGCCTGCTGAGGAGGGCAAAGACGTCATCTCTGAGCCCAGTGGCCCCTCAGAGCCGCTGAAAAGGAAATCTGTCAGTGAGATGGAGGGTGAATTGACACCAGAGAAAAGGCCTCGTATGTCCTCCGTTTCCTCAGTGTCTTCAGTCTCCACATGCAGCCCTCCTACACCGACTCTAACAACAAATCAGAGGGTTCCACCACTCAAG ATCCCAGTGTCACGAATTCTTCCAGTTCCTCTGTCACCGAGCCAAGTTTCACCCAGGACTCCCCTCCCAGCTCCACTTAGCAGCCCGGGCCGTACTGGTGCTCGCACTTTGGCGGACATCAAAGCCAAAGCTCAGCTTGCCCGAGCACAGCGAGCAGCGGCAGCGGCAGTATCATCTGCATCGAAGGGAGCTGTGCCAGGCCCAGGGCCTGGGGGAGGCAGTGGTGAGCAGACACAGCCATCGCCCAGCCCCAGCCCAACATCTCCACAGGCATCAAACAGGTTACCAGCCTCcgacagcagcagtcagaccAGTACGCCTCCTTCTCGCCCACTGGACTTTTTTGGTCAGTTAAGCCCAAACCAGCCTCAAGCAATTCACTCAAGCCTAACTGACGAAAAACACAGAGGTAATCTAGCTGGTTCGGTCTGTGCAGGACACCATAGCGTTCAGAAGAGTTCACATACATCAACACAATCCACTTTTTCATCTGTGCAAGCTCTGAAGGGACAAGAAAGCCAATCTTCTGCTGGATCATCAACCAGGACCAGCTCCTGCATCCCTGCAAACAACCCGCTGGTCACTCAGCTTCTGCAGGGCAAAGAGGTTCCGTTGGAGCAGATCCTCCCAAAACCACTATCCAAAGTGGAAGTGAAGAT CAGAAGAGCGTCAGAACCATTCCAGGATTTCAGTAGGATTTCTTGGTCGTAA